The Setaria viridis chromosome 6, Setaria_viridis_v4.0, whole genome shotgun sequence genome includes the window GGCCAGACACAACATATTTGATGATACTTATGTGGCCACAAACTTGCTATCTGAAAATATTTCAGGTTAGCCTTCAGGCTTTTTTTGGGTGCTGAGTAGGATTCATTTTTTGGAGATGGCTGAAAAGAACTTTTTCATGAAATTTGAGCTGTAAAAAAAGAGCttttttacggtacacaatactaccttATACTACTGTTCAAAAAGAACTCATATGTAAGGATCcgacggttgagattaattgtatactactgaaacctTAAACTGTAGTATAGatagtatgcatgagtagtatgaATAGTATAGTGGTATGATTGGAAATATGTAAAATGATATTGTTGGGAGATCGACAGGCGCCACAGcgtgcgggtggcggcggcggtcgagcGCTGTCAGATGGACGGGCTCtgtgtgcgggcggtggcagcAGCCGAGTGAGAAAATGCCGTGTAGAAAAAAAATCCCCGAATAATATATGTtatgctaattacaattttactCATACTAAAAATAAGTTATACTTTATACTGGTAATATTATGCACTAAAAAAGCTCGTAAAAATAATGTCTGTGGCTCTCTGATGCTGCTGAAGGGATTGAAGCAGTCAAGCAGGACTCAGTAGCTTGTACAGCAACACATTTTCAAATCTTTCTTTACTTTCATCATAGGGCCAAGGTTAAGCAAGGTGAGCGAGAGGTAACAGGGCATCCGTATTGAATGGAATATTTTCAAGGAATAATGTATTTGGAAGTACCCCAGTACATACGGCAGTACATTACTGcccatgcctaactattttagCACCATGTGCTAAGCATGATTTTGGCACGTATGTGACGTCTGCTTTAATTTGATGGCTGTACATGCGCCTAAGCAGTTCGTTCAAATTAATTACCAGAAACGAAGAGTGCTGAAGGCTATTCTAAACCCAAATACACAACGGCTGCATCGCTCTTCAGTCTGGAAGCAAGACGGCAGGAGTCAGCCGGGCATTGAGACGGCCGGAGAGCAACGGACTGAGCAGAGGGAGAAAAagcatggcggcgccggcgaggagcacgGTGTGCGTGACCGGCGCGGGAGGGTTCGTGGCGTCGTGGCTCGTCAagctcctcctctccaccgGCCGCTACGCCGTCCGCGGCACCGTGCGCGATCCCAGTACGTAACGTAACCacaccctcgccgccggccttgcTCCCTGCCGGGAAGCTTCTGATGGCAAACAGGGCCCTTGATTCTGCAAGCAGTTGACAAGGCACTGGATATACTAATTCCAGCATGAAACATTCGCGGTGTAGGTGGTGGCAAGAATGCTCATCTCATGGCGCTGGAAGGTGCCGGGGAGAGGCTTCGGTTGGTCAAGGCTGATGTACTGGACCACAGCAGCGTGGCGTCGGCAATCGCCGGCTGTGATGGTGTCTTCCATGTAGCCAGCCCTGTGCCGTCCGGCCCATGTCCCGACCTGAGGTGAAACAACTTAAGGCTCGTTTGGCACAGCTTTAGCTGACTTCGGTTTCGGCACTGTAGTGCATCTAGCGCGTGCCGAGCTGGAGCCGGGGAagctattttcttttttgcttcacCAGCTTCCTCTAGTTCATTTTGTGCCTCGGTTTGCGTTTTGACTTCATACTACAGTGCAATACAGTAGtactatgtttttctttttttttcttattagtTTCTGTACATTGtttcattctttcttttttttccctgataAGTGTACAACATCATTAGCCGTCCTTTTTAGTAAGGACTTTTTTTAAGGCAGGGGTGTAGAGCTAGCTTCGTAGAAACCTTTTCGGATTCaaattttttggaaaaatatGATTTGAAAATAAACTCCTACAAAACAAATTAAGCTGATTTTTTTCGACATCATCAATTGGCACGCCAAGAGTATGTAATTTCTGCAGGATCATTTTGTTTTGATAAACTAGGTGAAAGCTTTAGAATCGCTTGAAATGGTCATTTAATTGTGTTTGATTTGTTTGGTTCATTTACTAGCCGCACATAAGTGAGGAAGCGGAGCTGTCGTAGAAGCAGTAGCTTCCCCCGACAATATACAATACTGAGATTATATGAGCAAATGCCTGAATCAAAATACGTACATTACCTGCTGCACCGAGCATTGATTTGAACGAATTAATTACCAGACTTATTGAGGAGTGTGTACGACTTAGTGGAGTGTTTCCTTTTTAATAGAATCAGAGCAGAGGATTGAATCGCATGAATGGGTTGAGCATTTTCATAGATATACCCTTTTTCTTAGGCATCGATTCTAGGATTGAAGAAAGGGGAGATTTCCCACACTTTGAAAGATTCACCTATTGGGTGGGGCGTGAATTACCTACCCGGGATTTTTCGTGTATATGTTGTTCTTTTGATGATATTTCCATGTGTCTGCTGCTCCTTCCAATGCAAAATATATGAAATAGGATATCAGTGTTGCTAATCCAACCAGGCTTTCTGGCTCTTTGTGGGTGATACCAGTCTTATTCTCCCTCTATTTATTTTTACAAAACATATTTTATTTCTTTAGGACAAATATTTTGCCAACAATTACTCTGCTAATATGTAACTTATGTGATATAAACTTATAACATAAGTAAGTATTTTAATACAAATCTAATAACATCAACTTGTGATACAAAATTATGTATTAATAGAGTAAATGTTGGTAAAAGTCTTTGTTCTAACAAAATGAAAATACGTCCTATAAAAGTAGACAGAGGAGCACCAGTTTTTGGCTTCTTCAAGTACACTAAGTACATACTTAGTACTTCCTCTGTCTACCAATATAACGCATATTTTGAGTTTTTGACTAGGGAAAAGTCAAAGTTAACCAACAATTTATCAAATTATTTACATTTTAGTGtataaaaactaaaacatcAGATTTGCACTCAAAGTAGTTTTAAGATGGTTATATTATACCAGAAATTAGGAGCCACCCTATCAAAATACATCTTATATATTGATGGACGGGGGTAGCACTTGTCAATTTGTTAGAAATAACCAGTAGTTATGGTATTCTATTACCTCCTGAGACTACCTTTTACAATCCGCGTTGCAGGCAGATGTCTTAGCTCCTACTGTAACTGGCACACTGAATGTGTTGAAAGCTTGCTACGAGGCAAAAGTTAAGCGAGTTGTGGTGGTATCTTCATTTGTTGCCGTGGGTTTCAATCCCAAGTGGCCCAAGGGCATCGCCTTCAGCGAAGATAGCTGGTCAGATGAGGAGTATTGCAGAAAGCATCAGGTATATCATAGTAGATCATTTAAGTAACGTAGCGCAGGAGTAGCTGCTGAAATCTTTTTGTGCTAATGTTCAGATGGAACTGAGCATGTTTTCTCTCTTCATCAGGTGCTAAGAGCATGTCCTCTTCATGCATTCTACATTGATTTGTTTcagtttgatttttcttttctgaaataTGAATGCATTATCAACACTTGGTTTATAGCTTTTGCATGATGTAATATCCTTCCATCAATGACTTGACTGCTTCTATCCTGGAAGAATAGGCAGATTCGATTTTTGTCTGGAtcatataaaaataatgttgtccttgtttttgTTCTTGTAGGAATTTGGATGGTATTTCCTTTCTAAAACATTGGCGGAGCGTGAGGCCTTTGCTtatgcagcaaaaactggactGGATGTTGTAACTGTTTGCCCAACATTGGTCATCGGACCATTGATGCAATCTTCAATTAGCACAAGCGTTAAAATATTTCTTAATTATATCAAAGGTGGATATGATTAAATTATTTCTATTTAGTCATCTTGATTTGCATTTAGTAGCGAGccgagaaaagagaaaaatgggATGACATAAAACTTATTATTTACAACAACTAGACGAAAGGACTCTAATCACTTGACTGATGCAGTCATGCCTCACTCGGCCAAAAACCAATtggttgtaagttgtaacaaaTGGTTCGTGCATAAAGTATTTCGCTAAAGTTACAGCAATAGTTTGGGTTGagatttttccttttccttttcgaAATGATCATATAGCTTTTATATTTGAACTAAAAAGTGTATATATTAAGCCATTAAGGTAGTACCTCTCTGTTGCTTGTTTTGAATAGAAAACAATGAAGCATATCAATCGATCATCCTAGTATTTGAGTTTGGTGCTTTGTCTATTGAAACAAACACTACCTTCTCTACTGCAACAGATGAGGAGGAGTCCGTCGAACATAAGTTTGAGCATTTTGTGGATGTTCGTGATGTTGCTGATGCTCTTCTGTTGGCTTATGAAAACCCAAAGGCGTCTGGAAGGTACCTCTGCAGTTCAGCACTAATAAGAGTCTCCGATATTGTAAACATATTAAAGAATTCGTACCCAACGTACAACTATCACAAAAAGTAAATCCCTTTTCTCAGCAAGTGATTTGGTCTGATTTTATCTCTGCATAGAAAAAGTTATGTTTTGAAACACTATATGTTTTGCTAGATCATTCAAATGCTTGCTTACAATATCCTTGTCTGTTGCAATGCGATGGCTTGCAGCTTTGTGGAAGCAGAAAACAGCACCAGGTGTAACACGGAGAAGCTTGAGAAGCTAGGGTGGAGCTCCAGGCCTATGGAGAAAACCCTCCATGACAGCATCGAAAGCTGCCGAGCACTTGGCATCCTGAATTAGCCTCCAACTTGGGGACCATTTGGCCATGGTGAGACTGAATAAGCTAGAGAACCAATGAGCAGCTCGGGTAAGAGTAGTACCCTCCATTTGAGGGGCACTCCGTCTAGGGCACGGTTATGCATCACAGAAGATGACAGATAAATCATTGTTATCTTCTGCGGCTGGCCTGCAGCCTGATTGGTAGGTCACGTGATGATTATTAGGCTGTGCCGTTGAAAGAATTGAGCGGAGTAACAACTCACTAGAGTTGATAATGTCATCCCCGTGTAAGAGAGTCCGAAAACTAAAAAAGTCATCACTCTTGAATCGGACCTTCAAATTAAATTTCGATTGTACCATTAAATTTTTTATAGCAAGATTTTCAAAACAAGACCCCACTTGACTGTGTTTGgagaatatttttaaaaaatattttttagatgCGGATTATTTAGTTATGAATACTGCgaacaaatgcttcaatacCACGAACAAATAACTATTTCTGTgaacaaaaaattaaatatgttTTTTGAGTTCGTATATTTTGTTCTATgcgtatgattttttttcacggatttgtataatttgttccacATGTATATGTCTCATAGAAAATGCTaccttgattaaaaaaatatgaataaaaaagttCATCCAAATATAGTCAAATAGGATCTTGTTGTAAAGCTTTTATTGTTAGAAATTCAATAGTGCAatcggaatttaattttgatgctcGGTGTAAGATTTATAGCTTACACGATTGCGTTTCTTATAATAAAACCTTCACAGCAAGATCCCACTTGACTATATTTTGAAGcattttttattcatattttttaattaaggtcGCATATTTTCTGCGAGACACGTACACGTGGAACAAATTCTACGAAACTTATGGAACAAAATAATCATACACAtcaaacaaattatacaaacttgCAGAACAAAAACGGATACCCacatgcatgaaaatttttgaaattaaaaaaataaacaatcaTAAACCAAGCATTCATATTTGATTTCGATTGCACCACTGTATTTCTTTTGACAAAATTTTCAAAACAGGATCACAGTTGACTATGTTTGGAtcaaaaaatttaaaactatTTTCTAATAGAAAATATTAATTTTGATCATAGCGAATAAATACTTGAATAACTAGAATAAATGATTGTCTAatgcaaacaaataaaataacaCGATGAGCAAATGAT containing:
- the LOC117860308 gene encoding cinnamoyl-CoA reductase 1 translates to MAAPARSTVCVTGAGGFVASWLVKLLLSTGRYAVRGTVRDPSGGKNAHLMALEGAGERLRLVKADVLDHSSVASAIAGCDGVFHVASPVPTSSADVLAPTVTGTLNVLKACYEAKVKRVVVVSSFVAVGFNPKWPKGIAFSEDSWSDEEYCRKHQEFGWYFLSKTLAEREAFAYAAKTGLDVVTVCPTLVIGPLMQSSISTSVKIFLNYIKDEEESVEHKFEHFVDVRDVADALLLAYENPKASGRYLCSSALIRVSDIVNILKNSYPTYNYHKNFVEAENSTRCNTEKLEKLGWSSRPMEKTLHDSIESCRALGILN